From the genome of Eucalyptus grandis isolate ANBG69807.140 chromosome 2, ASM1654582v1, whole genome shotgun sequence, one region includes:
- the LOC120290605 gene encoding uncharacterized protein LOC120290605, giving the protein MSARAPLGRGAAIFTLPAIHLQFATHPLVRRFQLFDSPHRLGNLGVLGADQALRHRDEECCLWDDLVLGELELDVRRRLRRFLEAHRHLHFAGYHRREILELGFPDDGCNYLGHLREIRNAGGGSAFYQNPKARLDLVPKDVKWTFHPSILKTKKIYLCAATLDIDFPASNLKMTMVYYHFTLCTLGCSFTLLDPITYLWLCCVG; this is encoded by the exons ATGTCTGCGCGCGCGCCGCTCGGGCGAGGGGCCGCCATCTTCACTTTGCCGGCTATACACCTCCAGTTCGCGACTCATCCTCTCGTCCGACGCTTCCAGCTCTTCGATTCGCCTCACCGACTTGGCAATCTCGGCGTTCTTGGAGCAGATCAGGCCCTCCGGCACCGGGACGAGGAATGTTGTCTCTGGGACGACCTCGTGCTCGGGGAGCTTGAGCTTGACGTGCGACGGCGGCTTCGGCGATTTCTGGAAGCCCACCGCCATCTTCACTTTGCTGGCTACCATCGGAGGGAGATTCTGGAGCTTGGGTTTCCGGATGACGGTTGTAATTACTTGGGGCATTTGAGGGAGATTAGGAATGCGGGCGGGGGTTCTGCTTTCTATCAGAATCCTAAGGCTAGGCTTGATCTGGTCCCGAAAGATGTCAAG TGGACCTTCCATCCTTCTATtttgaagaccaaaaaaatCTACCTCTGTGCAGCTACATTAGATATTGATTTTCCAGCAAGTAATCTAAAGATGACAATGGTGTATTATCATTTCACTTTATGCACTCTTGGTTGTTCTTTCACATTGTTGGATCCAATAACATATTTGTGGCTGTGTTGTGTGGGTTAA